ATTATGAAGAGCCCTTTTCCTCTACAACTAGCATCTTTGGAGAGAGGACAGCAGAACATATTAACACAGAATGGCTTTTGCATGTCCTATGTATACGCAGCTTATAATAAATACTCCATTTCTGGCATGTATAACACAGTCACTTCCAACTCCAAAAAATACAGCATATGCATGTGCAGTGCAATTAAGCCACTTGGTGTTTCCGTTTCCTCCGTCAGAAGAAACGTGCGGTAAACAACATACAGAGAAGCGACCCATGCAAGGTCCTGGAGGCAGCTGCGGCccgaggatgtgtgtgtgtgtgtgtgtgtgtgtgtgtgtgtgtgtgtgtgtgtgtgtgtgtgtgtgtgtgtgtgtgtgtgtgtgtgtgtttggaggggtCAAAGACCTGAACCCCTCACCCCCAAACCTCCAGTAACTCTGGTGctcaggggagggggggtgttggGGTTGACCACAGAAGGCCCGGCTCAGTCATCAAAATCTGGGATGTCGTCATACGAGTAGCCTCTGTAGCCTTTGGACGCGTAGTAGGCAATTCGCAGGTGGTAGAACCCAGGGAGGAAGACCAGCACTCCGATGATCAGCACAGGGATTGTTCTGTTGGGGTCCTGGGACAGCCGCAGCAGGTGGGGACAGGGGCACAAGAGAACACAAGAGATTCAGGCACAAAAGTGTAATAATAACACATCATCATAACAAACTTACACATTTTAATAATGATGAGAGGACAGTAGATTGCActgcagaatacacacacacacacacacacacaaaccacactaTGGAGACACTTTGTAAACATGTTAGCAACACTAGCATCTTCTCTAACACTAGCAATGTAATGGGTCTACAGGTATGTCATGCAGCTCTGTTTATGATGTGGTATGCTGTATATGCTGTGGGCACACTCTGATTACGCTCACACATGTAAGAGAACAGAAGAGCTTAAATCTGGAACCCATATGGCTCAGATCCGGCCTGGATAAGGGCTTTATCTGTCCAGAGCTCATCTCTGTGATGGCTCTGTGGTGTGTTGATCTGTTCTGTCATGTGGAGGTTCTGACCTGTGGTATAAAGAGTCTGTTCTATGGTCTGGAGGTTCTGTTCTATAGTGCTAAGGTTCTATTCTATATGAAGGCTCTGTTCTATGGTGTGAAGGTTCTGTTCTATGGTGTAACAGTTCTGTTCTATGGTGTGAAGGCTCTGCTCTATATGAAGGTTCTGTTCTACGGTGTGAAGATTCTGTTCTATGGTGTGAAGGTTCTGTTCTACGGCGTGAAGGTTGTGTTCTATAGTGTGAAGGCTCTGTTCTATGGTGTGACAGCTCTGTTCTATGGTGTGAGGGTTCTGTTCTAGAAGGCTCAGTTCTATGGTGTGAACTGTGAAGGCTCAGTTCTATGGTGTGAGGGGCTCTGTCCTGTGGTATgttgctctgctctgccctgcAGTGAGTTTCAGAGTGTGTTACTGTTCTGTTCTATGATGTGAAGGCTCTGTCCTTCGGTGTGTTGCCAGGCTGTGGGGTGAATGCTCTATTTGTTTACTCACCGACACGTGTATATAGCCAGAGAGAAGCAGCCCGCCGATGATTATTAATAACGACCCAATGAGGAACAGGAAGGTCGCCAGGGCAATCGCTTTATAGGGAACTTTGGGTGGTCCTCTCTTGAACTAGTGAAAGAAGAAACAGACACTGGAAGTTGCTATAGCATGTAGAGGTTAGGAGTTTAGGACTGTCAAAGTCTTGGAGCGTTAAAGGCTATGGTaccagctgctgctgttgaatttgtctttggtaaaactatcctacttacaacacacacacacacacacacacacacacacatcacatcactagGAATACTAATGACAACAATAACTCACACATAGCCATACCTAAAATGTgtattaaatgtgtattactAAAACTTATGCAGTGACTTCTGCATATTACACATATTAGGTAGGGCTAAGTCCTTATACTTGTTTTACCCACAGGACTTGACAAACTCACCTGAAGATCAATGTAGCCCTCATCGCTGTCAGCCAAACGCGAATATTTCACTTTGTTGTTTGGCATTCCTCCACCTCCAGATACATTCCTGGTAGGCATCATAACCAgtctttagagagagagagagagagagactgtggacTGACTGGCACCCATGCAAAAACAAGGCGCCATTCATTCGTGCCATAATAATTTCATTACATTAAGCAGTAATGAGCTACCTGTGCGTACGCAGCTGAAACACAACAGTAGCATGAAAAGCGCTGAAAGGTTTAGGTCAACATGCTAAATTAGCTCAAGCTCAATGAACTAGCGAAATAGCTGTATCAGCAACAACAGGGGGGTTAAGCAGCTAACTAACTAAGCTAATAATCTCAACCTCTTTGGATCTGCAAGAACACGCATCTCTAGCTAGCGCTCTTTACAACCAGATATTCACAGACAAACACTGAAATAGCATGCCACGTATTTCCAAGTGTGCATTGCTTTGTACTGCAAGTTGGCTAAACTGTCAAGCCAGTGATATTGTTTTGCAGTTAGTAAATCAGACTCACCTGTAAATTCACTTAGGCTAAGTGTAGCCTAAATAAGCTAAGATACGTATATGGCAACGAGTATTAAATGTTAGACGCATTCAAAAACTCCCCTTTTAACTGATTCAGTCATGTAAACTGACGCAATAcagaatgtgagaaaataactTTTTCCCCTCAGTTATCAGTTATGCTCCATTACTGTTTTGCTTCCTGACTGTTGTCCTGGTTGGCTGCGCGCGCAGGTAGAGGAGGAGTGGTTCGGGAGCCATGTTGTTGAGGGAATGACCTCAAAGCAATGCCACAAACACTTCCACGATCCAACACTAACAACGTGTCTGATTTAATTATGCACATTTTGACGCAATTGCTGTAATTACAAAGTTCCTTAAAAGTTTATGTTGACAGATAACAATTAAAAGTCCATTGTCTCAAGTTCAACaacttgtaggctacattgccaccattaggcctaggcctaattaTCGTCCATCACTATACCTTCTTGAAGCCTCATTTCATTGTGGTGACATTAAACTGTAATACAAATTCAAAACAATTTAATTTGATGAAACGCTTGCGCTcttgaaacataggcctattccaAATCcacagagtcagagagagagagagagagagcgctcatTATCTATTAGCCAAACACTTGATCCCATTTGGATTACAAAGACAGCAGTCAACAGCCAAGACTTACCATTATAGCTGATTCTATCTCATGCACCATTGAATAGTACCAACTGGCACACAGACAATACATGCATATGAAAACTAATAGCgctgcacactgtgtgtgtgtgtgtgtgtgtgtgtgtgtgtgtgtgagtgttagagagagagagagagagagaattaaataTGGGACATGTGACATTTAGTTGAAGATTATTCTGCTCGATATGATGGTTATTGCTGCTGACATAAAAACTATCGTTACTGTAATGATCATGTCACCATGGCTGCCATCATAAGCTGGAATTGGTGGTGTGGCAATTTGATCTCAAATCAGGCAACGCACAACAAACAGTGTGCAGCAGCATAGCCTGTATAGTAGTAGGCTTGCTATGATGCTTCCTCTCAGTGCTATCATTACAACGTTTACCATTTTCAATGATTTCTTTAATACTAGGAGAGAATTGGGATATGTGTGGAAACAATATGAACACACTATCaagctcacgtgtgtgtgtctgtgtgtgagtgtgtgtgtacctgtgcatgtgtgtgtgtttgaggcatATTGTATGTCTttaaattcagtgtgtgtgagtactgtacatgtgcatgtgtgtgatgtgtgtgcgtctgtgtgtttgtgtgtgtgtgtacgtgtgcatgtgtttgtgtttgaggcaTATTGTATGTCTTTAAATTCACAGATCCACAGCCCAAGTTCTGGCTACTGAAAATGGGAATTATTGAGTGACCTCGCTGTGTCGCTGGCATGCTGTCCTCTCCAGTTCTGAAATGATGGAAAAGCAGCTCAGCTTCACTCTCCCACAACAAAGACCCTGTGTCCAAAGCCTGATTCAATTCCTGTCATATGCTCTCCTTATCTGTATTTTTATCCAGTCTTAAAATATACAATTCTTAACTCTCGTGTCTGACCTTGTggaatacatgtgtgtgtgtgtgtgtgtgtatgtgtatatgtgtgcatgtgtgtatgttgggcagccgtggcctatacacttcggacctgtaaccggagggttgccggttcgaaccccgaccagtaggctgaagtatatagtataaatatatatactcttttgaacccctgagggaaatttggtctctgcattcatcccaatccgtgaattagtgaaacacactgcacactacacacagtgaggtgaagcacacactaatcccggcgaagtgagctgtctgcaacaacagcggcgctcggggagcagtgaggggttaggtgccttgctcaagggcacttcagccatggcctactagtcggggttcgaaccggcaaccctccggttacaagtccgaagcgttaaccagtaggccacggctgccccacccttgagcaaggcacaagtgcccttgagcaaggcacctaacccctcactgctccccgagcgccgctgttgatgcaggcagctcactgcgccgggattagtgtgtgcttcacatcactgtgtgtacactgtgtgctgtgtgtgtttcaaatttccctcatgggctcaagagtatatatacttatacttatacttatgtatatgtatgtactgtatgtgcatgtgtgtgtgtgtatgtgcatgtgtgttcttctagcctggcctcggcctgcctacgtacttccgctcgatttcttttccctacagtactctgcgaagtcagagagtctggtttccaggctagtGTTCTTCCTCCACGGGTATAATGTAAAGCTGATAGAGCAGTCTGAGCACTGTGGACCAGGGCGGCAGGTATTACTGTGATTGCTTCAGACTGGACTTGTTCCcacagcacagcatctaggGCTTCCTGGAAATACCAATTCATTTCTGCTGGGCATAGACCCAAATGTCAATGCATATGAATGCTTGTGTGATAAGTAAGATGCGAGTTGTCTTCAACCTTTACAGAAAATGAAAACACATAATCAATTAATCCATTTTACTCTATGCAATATGGTGGTTTATACACCCACTTCCAGCTAAATAAATGTCTTACTCAAAAGTCACATTCAAAAATGGAGTGTAGTTAGTGTTATATGCTGTACAGTAGGTGTgcctgtattgtgtgtgtatgtgtgtgtgtgagcgtgcatgtgtgtgtgagtatgtgtgtgtctgtgggtgtgtgctggGTGTCCCTCACATAGAGTGGGTGTATGTTGCAACCTGTATAAGCAACCTGTCAAGGATGCTAAACAATGATGATGCAGCCATGCGTGAGCTTGCCCGAGCCTCACTTCTGCTACATCTGAGGAAACACAAGGTCCCTCTATCTACATCAGATGACGCCAGCTTCCTCGGGTTCAGAAGAAAAGCCAATGGAAAATTGGACACCAACACAGGCTTCGGCGTGCGCTCGGACTGGCTGGACCTGAATGACCTATGCAACCGTGCAAATGTCCAACTGCGCTGGAGGGACACATTAGGACAGTCAGTGGAAATCAACAATAACATCATCACGGATCCAACCATCACGGCAGAGGCAACCATCACAACTGGTGACAACATTCAACTTCTCGACGCGCAAAACACCAGAAGGGCAATAATCAATCACTTCCACTCGCGCATGATACAGTACACTGGACAGGCCTACGCCTACAAGGACAACTGGCCTGCCTGCCCTGTGCCGACCATAACGTATCACACACAGTTCTGAAAAACACAGCCCTACAAGATAACATCCACAGATTTACAATAAAAGCTCGTCTTCAGGTACTACCAACAAAGTCCAACTTAGCAACATGGTTTCCATCTGCACATGAGCCGTTTTGTCTGCAACATCACACCCGGCAAAGGGAGACGATCACGCACATCCTTAATGGCTGCGCTGCATACAAAGGACTACATCGCGCGCCACGACCGTATCGTTGCACTGTCAGTGAAGGAGCTCCGCGACAATGCCACCTTTACTGCAATTCATCACAACGAAAAGATCAAGACAGACTGGTTCTCCCCCCCACACGAACAGTGCGCTACATTGGAAACTGCCATAAATAACTTACCAAATACACCTGACATAGTTGTAATTAATGAACACACCAAAGCCGTTACAAAAATAGAAATTGGTTGCTCTTTCGATGCTTACATGGACACCTGCTATGCTTCAAAACTGTTAAAATATCAACCATGgtacaatgttttcaataactCTGGCTACTTCTGTAAAATCATTGCCATCATTTTTGGTAGTTTAGGCCATGTGCACAAGATGTGTGTAAGAGGCCTGCAGATCTGCGGACTACATAAGAACTAGGCCAAGAAACTGACAAGATATTGCTCTGTATCAGCAGTAATTAGTAGCCTCTACATATGGAGGCGCAGGTGCCACCTTTACCCCTAATGTGCATAATGGACTATGGACTATATTGGCTGCTGTTGTACACCTTTCTATCACATTTGGATTATGCCATGATATATGCTTATCTTCTAATCCAAATAAagaatttaaatgtgtgtgtgtgtttatatgtgtgcaaaGACCAGTTTGATTTCTGCCCTTCAGCAGCTGTTGGTCAGGCTTAGCGACAGCTTTGCTAAACAGGTCAGGTGTTAGAGACAGCTCATGGCCAGCCCAGGACATACTGGATTGCCAAAGTGTCACAATAAAAGACTGACGTCACCCAGAGCAGGGCTGTCTTTAGTCTGGACCTTCCTGCCATATCAATGATAGTGGACAGTGGACAGGATATCATCACAGTAAAAAACTGACCTCACACAGAGCAGGTGCTGTCTTCAGTCTGGACCAAAAGGATGAGACAGTACGAGATATGATACCGCTGTACCCAACGGGGCAGTTTCCTGTACATGGATCACTGTAAGCATATGGTGGCGGGTACCTACAGATCACTGTAAGCGTATGGGGGCAGTTACCTACACATGGATCACTGTAAGCATATGGGGGCAGTTACCTACATATGGATCACTGTAAGCATATGGGGGCAGTTACATGGATCACTGTAAGCATATGGGGGCAGTTTCCTGTACATGGATCACTGTAAGCATATGGGGGCAGTTACCTACGGATCATTGTAAGCATATGGGGGCGGTTACATGGATCACTGTAAGCATATGGGAGCAGTTACAGTACATGGATCACTGTAAGCATATGGGGGCAGTTACAGTACATGGATCACTAAGCATATGGGGGCAGTTACATTGATCACTGTAAGCATATGGGGGCGGTTACCTACGGATCACTGTAAGCATAGTTTACAAAAGCACAGCTTTCTGTGCGCAGTATATTGATTTTTTAattgtagaatatatttgtaatggtaaaatatattcaactgtaggatgatttgtagctgtaaaacctATCCGTACCCgtagatttgtaagtgtagggcatatttgtaatattgacaattacttgtacagatcatttttacagttacaaataatttctacagttttAAAACGTGATACACACATTATAGACACAGTTATTATAGATATGCACATAGTCAGAgaaatgtatatgagaaattaTATGAGAAATTATAGGTTACTTCACATTACTCTGTGGTCTCACCACAGTTGCTCTTGATATGTGATAGTAGGGGTTTTCCAACTTTCTGTATACATTTTTCATTTCCATCCAACCCCGCAAATAGCCAAATAACCATTCTAAGATGCTATCAGATATTCAAATATCAAGACATCACAGACCCTCTGTGCCAAAACATTGGCTAGTGGGTTAATATGAAATGAAACCATATTGCATGCTGGAGGTAGTAACAACAGATCATAAGTATTACAGCCTTAGAAGTATTAAGTACTAGAATATTAAGTAGTAGAATATTAAGATCTTATACAGTCATGGTTATTGCTGTCCTAACAAAGCTACACAACCATTCATTATCTATCCAAACATTGCTGTAGGTTAGCTAGTTTGTTTACAagtttgctgttgttgttcgTGTTATTGGGGAGATACACGTTGCTGACTTTGCACCTAATGACACCCAGTGTGGTCCCTGCGAGCCGGGCCCAGTAATCAACTGGGAAACTCCAGCAGCTGACAACCTTTAGATATGTTTCAGGGACAACATGGGCCCTAGATATGCTTTCAATAGGGACAACATGGGCCCTTTAGATATGCTTTCAGTAGGGACAACATGCGCCCTTTAGATATGTTTCCAGTAGGGACAATCTGGACCCTTTAGATATGTTTCCAGTAGGGACAACCTGGGCCCTAGCTTTAGATGTGTTTTCAGTAGGGACAACCTGGGCCCTTTAGATATAAGGACAACCTAGGCCCATAAAGCTTTAGATATGCTTTCAGTAGGGACAACCTGGGCCCTTTAGATATAAGGACAACCTGGGCCCTAGCCTTAGATATGTTTTCAGTAGGGACAACCTGGGCCCTAGCTTTAGATATGTTTTCAGTAAGGACAACCTGGGCCCTAGCTTTAGATATGTTTTCAGTAAGGACAAAAATTATGAGAATCTGTGCAGGAAATAAACCCATGCAGCCTCTCTTTGATATGTGTCATTATAAAGCCTTTCCCTTGGCTTTGTACCATTGCCTGATTTATCGGTGTTATCGCAATGGCCATCACTGTGAATCACACCAGCAGCTCCCAAGCCAAGCCTCTGTCCCCTACCCATGATGCATTGCACATTGTTCCATCTTTCACTCATTAGGAGTGCTTGGAAGAAGGACATGTACAAGATGGTCTTGTGCCACGAGCCAGATGAAGTAcctggacacacaaacacacacactcacacacacacacacacacacacacacacacacacacacacacacacgcatatacaatatatatccCCAGACAACAGCTGGACTTCCACTGCATTTAAACCGCAAATAAGAGAAATGTTTGGCCTGGAGGAAAAGGAAACGGAGCAGTTTCATTATTGATTCAACTCTGTTTGCAGCCTGAACTTTGCTGGCAGctgcctctccttctcctgaCCTGCTGTAATAATTAGGTGCTGTATAATCTGTCAGAGGCCAGGCTTGCCTTCCATGCAAATGCAGCTGCTCCTCACCTGGAGAGATAAGGGGTAATTGTTTGGGCTGTGATGAGTGTCAGCCATGGCTCTCCTCATTAATTACTACTAGACACGAGAACTCCTCGGATGCGCCGTCTTGCTTCTCCTTTTCTGTGCCACCGTAGGGTCTTTTCAAATGTCTTCCTGAAGAGAGTCAGTTAAATTGTGACTGAACGTTCACACGAAGCTTCCAGGCTTTTGCAAcaagaaacaacaaaaaacatctatcaatctatcatTATGGTTAACCAGATTTGATTACGTTGTCAACATAATATAACACAACCTTTTGGAACAATGTTTGTGCTCATGATTGAGTTGATAGCTTATGGCCATTtagatttattcatttagcagacactttttaaccaaagcaatattacaagggccactaTCGGACactgaacccacaacttttcagggtACTACATGCTAGCCCAACTCCTTAACTACCAGCGTAAAGTTAGtaaagtaaacacagtttatccacctctgaaatttcagaaagaaaaaaagcaatattgcgtttttagctttttttttatatgtgcgattttgggaactctatgatgaatagaactgaaatagatgaccatcgaaaactcttgaaaacgcacatctggacattttatctggacattttatcataactcggcttttgatggttgctgCTTTGGGTCGAGttagtgacgcatgcacgtcaggtcaaaaccaggccatttattttcgtgggtttatcactaggtggcagtctcgccaggtctcgctaggtcacatcccggaaactttacaggcaacacttctcaggtgATGAAGGGGAAAATGAAAAAGTTgaacgctatatctccatttctagaaaaaaaacagggattttgatgaaaactagccactgtttagcttgggatttctcaggaacagaggcatgtagaaatgaacggtttgcacccactgagagcttaaaggctcacctttcaaacgagccatagtATGTGTCTATACCTCTaacatagaatacgctgtggctctacaGAAATCGTCAATCTAGATTGttggcactctgggccaaagcttccgaaaacagcgcgGCATTCAAAGTGTTAAGAGGCTGTCCatctgcttgtctgtctgtctgtctgtctgttaacgaacgggatgtgtgtgtgtgtcttcagagcagtccatctgtctgtcgATTCGAAAgatgtctttctgtctttctcattcTTTTTTATGCCCTGCAGGTCTATTTAACGGTCAGTTATCTGAGCTGTAATGTCTGTGGTTAGGTCTGTGGCGGTCCTTGGCTTGCTGAGGTCTTTATTTCTAAGAGCAGGCCTTGAGCTAATAAAGAGTCTTCACTCTGATGAATGtcaatttaaaaatcaaaatagaTTTCTGCTCTGGTTTCACCCTTCATTCTTCTCATCGTTCCACAACCTTTTTACTGTTCACGGTACGACTGCTTCTATTCATTTCAGCTGACCGAGCAGCAGCATCATTTGAATTTGAAGCAGTGAGCACCTCTCTCTTATACAGTATAGCTCCTCGTATAG
The Alosa alosa isolate M-15738 ecotype Scorff River chromosome 12, AALO_Geno_1.1, whole genome shotgun sequence DNA segment above includes these coding regions:
- the tmem230a gene encoding transmembrane protein 230a, which encodes MMPTRNVSGGGGMPNNKVKYSRLADSDEGYIDLQFKRGPPKVPYKAIALATFLFLIGSLLIIIGGLLLSGYIHVSDPNRTIPVLIIGVLVFLPGFYHLRIAYYASKGYRGYSYDDIPDFDD